In Palaemon carinicauda isolate YSFRI2023 chromosome 1, ASM3689809v2, whole genome shotgun sequence, the genomic stretch AGAGAGAGGAGttcccccccttcccctcccccccccctctagaAGGGGGAATTTCCCTCCCCGGGTAGCTCAGGGTTTCTCTCGGAGCCAACGAAattgtctccagagtcttcaagaatCATTCTTGTCTTTCCGGTGTCTCCAAAAAGATTCCCGATCCAAAGGGTCTCCGGGAATCGTTTGAGGGAAAATTTACGTTTTTAATATTATacctgaaaaaagaagaagaatctagtcatctatcatatagatttttcaaagcaaatcaaaatgaataagagTTTTCTAGGAATGCGAAACATGCAGCAAGGAGAAACAAACAAGATGTCCAAGTTTAATACTGGTCATCTTCAAGTTAAAACAGTTTGCGGTGTGGTTTTCACGGAACCACAAGAGGAAGtatccttaatgtataggatgacctcttggataaggtctaaggaccccttcaactctgagggcgggatggaggagaaggtgaaaggaggacccccagaggaaaaggaacagaaaagagaaGAGGTGGAGAAGAAGGAGAATGAGAATGTTCAAAAGCCATTGGAGGAACGCATCAGTTCCCTGGAAAAAGAACTGGAAGCAGCGTTTGCAGAGATCAGCTCCAGAAAGGAAGTAGAATCGAAATTCTTAGcagagaatgaagagctgagagcagagaatcaacatctctctaaaattattggaactcttcaaatcgataagaaaatcgagatggaaaatttggcatccaagaatgacgacctggaacgaacaaacgaacatctaaaacAGGAACTCTGCAATAAAAAAGTTGTCcttcaacaatataaaaataaattaatggaaaaagacaaatcaaatattAGACTGactcagaaattagaaaaagttcgtcataacaaaaggaaactggaaaagttcgttgaaaagaagatggaagtaattgagcagatttcagaacagagACTTGAACTCCAAAAGAGCCTCGACAAGGCAAGGATAAATGATCTTCTCAGAAATGGCCGCTACAAATGCCTTTTACAAGAGTTAGAAActctaaagaaagaaaatttgaataaattgaGTGACTTTGAGCAACAAAATATTCAATTGAGGGAGGAACTGGAAAAATTCAAGTCTGAAAAAAATGTTAGTTtgaaggacgagctgcttgcggcaaatgagatcatcccttcactcaaggtgaacttgaagggggagataagaagaaagaaaacagacctggaatgaggaaagtgagacttaacaggacaagtttagaaatctcgaccgagatggatattaaggatggtcagaaggcagatgtccaaaaggatgtcagagacaataaaagtgaggaaaaagtaGTCGAGGCAGAGGACCAGAATCCTaacggacgtaaggctgagaaggaggaagttgcaggggcatctggtgtgggtcaggtgcttggctggctactagcctcaaaaggcgctctccCTGACACCAACAACCGCCAAGATGAGCAGAAGCTCGAAAAGGAAACTTCcagggacgaggaggaggaggagaagcaaaaggaagaaaagattgcaAAAACTACTAGAAAACCTATCGTGTTTGACCTGGAACACGAGAAGCCAAAaagtagtcacatcaccttccaaaGTGAAAAGGTTAGAGCCACCACCACAAGGGACTGTGGCCTCAACGGGTACGTGGCTGTCGACTTGAATGTCCcgaggaagttccacagagccatatatggagtggaagcaAATCATCCGGCAga encodes the following:
- the LOC137638934 gene encoding calponin homology domain-containing protein DDB_G0272472-like, encoding MQQGETNKMSKFNTGHLQVKTVCGVVFTEPQEEVSLMYRMTSWIRSKDPFNSEGGMEEKVKGGPPEEKEQKREEVEKKENENVQKPLEERISSLEKELEAAFAEISSRKEVESKFLAENEELRAENQHLSKIIGTLQIDKKIEMENLASKNDDLERTNEHLKQELCNKKVVLQQYKNKLMEKDKSNIRLTQKLEKVRHNKRKLEKFVEKKMEVIEQISEQRLELQKSLDKARINDLLRNGRYKCLLQELETLKKENLNKLSDFEQQNIQLREELEKFKSEKNVSLKDELLAANEIIPSLKMDIKDGQKADVQKDVRDNKSEEKVVEAEDQNPNGRKAEKEEVAGASGVGQVLGWLLASKGALPDTNNRQDEQKLEKETSRDEEEEEKQKEEKIAKTTRKPIVFDLEHEKPKSSHITFQSEKVRATTTRDCGLNGYVAVDLNVPRKFHRAIYGVEANHPAEWSQLNRYATKARI